In Camelus dromedarius isolate mCamDro1 chromosome 3, mCamDro1.pat, whole genome shotgun sequence, one DNA window encodes the following:
- the LOC105093061 gene encoding LOW QUALITY PROTEIN: mucolipin-1-like (The sequence of the model RefSeq protein was modified relative to this genomic sequence to represent the inferred CDS: deleted 1 base in 1 codon), with the protein MLPDVPLGQYAYVRGGGGPWANGSALALCQRYYRWGHVDPANDTFDIDPMVITDCIRVDPPERPLVPPSDDFSHSDCITSYKNLTLKFHKLINVTIHFQLKTINLQSLINNEIPDCYTFSILITFDNKAHSGRIPISLETQAHIQECKHPSVFGHGDNSFRLLFDVVMILTCAFSFLLCARSLLRGFLLQNEFVRFMRRQRGWVISLWEWLEFVNGWYILLVTSDVLTISGTSMKIGIEAKNLASYDVCSILLGTSTLLVWVGVIRYLTFFRKYNIIIATLRVALPSVMRFCCCVAVICLGYCFCGWIVLGPYHVKFHSLSTVSECLFSLINGDDMFVTFAAMQAQQGRSNLVWLFSQLCLYFFISLFIALITGAYDTIKHPGGAGAEESERQAYIAQCQDSPTSGKFRRGSGSACSLLCCCGRDASEEDSLLVN; encoded by the exons ATGCTCCCCGATGTGCCCCTGGGCCAGTACGCCTACgtgcggggcgggggcggccccTGGGCCAACGGCTCAGCCCTGGCCCTCTGCCAGCGGTACTACCGCTGGGGCCACGTGGACCCAGCCAATGACACCTTTGACATCGACCCGATGGTCATCACTGACTGTATCCGGGTGGACCCCCCTGAGAGACCCCTTGTGCCCCCCAGTGATGATTTCTCCCACTCGGATTGCATCACCAGTTACAAGAACCTCACGCTCAAATTCCACAAGCTGATCAACGTCACCATCCACTTCCAGCTAAAGACCATTAACCTCCAGAGCCTGATCAACAATGAAATCCCAGACTGCTACACTTTCAGCATCCTGATCACATTTGACAATAAGGCACACAGTGGGCGTATCCCCATCAGCCTGGAGACCCAGGCCCACATCCAGGAGTGTAAGCACCCCAGCGTCTTTGGCCACGGAGACAACAGCTTCCGGCTCCTGTTTGACGTGGTGATGATCCTCACCTGCGCCTTCTCCTTCCTGCTCTGCGCCCGCTCGCTGCTCCGAGGGTTCCTGCTGCAGAACGAGTTCGTCAGGTTCATGAGGCGGCAGCGGGGGTGGGTCATCAGCCTGTGGGAGTGGCTGGAGTTTGTCAATGGCTGGTACATCCTGCTGGTCACCAGCGATGTGCTCACCATCTCCGGCACCAGCATGAAGATTGGCATCGAAGCCAAGAACCTGGCAAGCTACGACGTCTGCAGCATCCTCCTGGGCACCTCAACGCTGCTCGTCTGGGTCGGCGTCATCCGCTACCTGACCTTCTTCCGTAAGTACAATATCATCATTGCCACACTGCGAGTGGCCCTG CCAAGCGTCATGCGCTTCTGCTGCTGCGTGGCTGTCATCTGCCTGGGCTATTGCTTCTGTGGCTGGATCGTGTTGGGTCCCTACCACGTGAAGTTCCACTCACTGTCCACGGTGTCCGAGTGCCTGTTCTCGCTTATCAACGGGGATGACATGTTCGTGACCTTCGCGGCGATGCAGGCGCAGCAGGGCCGCAGCAACCTGGTCTGGCTgttctcccagctctgcctgtaCTTCTTCATCAGCCTCTTCATCGCGCTGATCACCGGGGCCTATGACACCATCAAGCACCCGGGCGGAGCGGGCGCCGAGGAGAGCGAGCGCCAGGCCTACATCGCGCAGTGCCAGGACAGCCCCACCTCGGGCAAATTCCGCCGCGGGAGCGGCTCCGCCTGCAGCCTCCTCTGCTGCTGCGGCAGGGACGCCTCGGAGGAGGATTCGCTGCTAGTGAATTGA